The DNA region TGCCGATCTGGCGGCAAGACATCGGTTTCCAGCCGTCAATCCCCTCTATTCCACATCGTCTGTGCTGGAAGGTGCCCATCTGGATCAGAATCATGCCTCGGTCCAGCAGCGGGCCCAGAAGCTGCTGCGGCGTTATCGTGAGCTTCGCTCCTTAGTGAATGTAAGGGGACTGCAGGCGATTCCTGCATCGGAAATGGAAGTTTATCAACGAGGGGAGCGTCTGGAGGCATACCTGACGCAGCCTTTTCACATTGCACAAGCTTATACCGGAAGAGAAGGGGAACGGGTACCGCTGCAAGACACATTGCATGACGTTCAGGCTATTCTGAATGGAAGCATGGATCACCGGGAGGTAGAGAGCTTAACCTGGATCGGGAAGCTAGGTTAGTGCCGTAACAAGAGCCAGAAAGCCGAATCTGCCTCGTAAAGCAGAATTCGGCTTTTGATGTGTTCTCGAATAATTTCGGATTTCCCATTGAACATCATAGGTTCCTTTAATATAATTATCCAAGCTCTAATCGACGGACAGGTACATGCGGCAGGGTAAAAAAGGACACCCGTTTTGGGACCGGCCGTTCGGTTATCCAACAAAATAGAAGGAGACATGGGGAATGAAGAACAAAAAGAATTGGATGATTACGGCAGCGATTGCAGTATTATTGCTGCTCGTGTTCGTCCCGGTCCAGCAATCTTACAGTGCGGAGGGGTCTTCGGCAGCTGAAGTGTCGGGAAGTGCTCTTGAGGGGCAGTTTCACCTCAGCCATGTCGTAAAAATCTACATCCCGTCCACGGTGAAGGGAAATATTGAAATCACCGAAGAGGCACAGCAAAAATTCGTAGATCAGGCATTAACGAAATTTTCGCAATGGTTCGGCGGCGCTACGGCTATTGATGGTGAGGGTGCTTGGGTGGACAAAGATCAGAAGCTGATCAAGGAGAATGTTACGATTGTGTACGCCTATGCCGAGAAACTGGATAAGAAATCATTGGACCAAGTGGTGGCGTATGCCAAGCAGCTGAAAGAGGACCTTGCCCAATATGCGATTTCCCTAGAAGTGGATGGGAAAATGTACTTTATCGAATAGAAAGCAATATCATAACGTGAACCCACAGGTATTATTACTTAACTTATGCATCATCTTACTTAACCATTATGATCATAGCGAAAGGGCTGACGCCTCTCATCCTGCAGCAGGGGATGAGAGGGCCAGCTTTTTTTTTTGCGCACAGCTAGTATAGAAATCTCCACAGATAGAAGGTAGCGTAGGATTCCCAATTGACCCATCGAGCCGACAGCTTCCGGATCTCTTCCTTCGTCGGCTTCTTCTCCATGCCCATCACATGCTTGATCGCATTATGCAGACCCACGTCATCGATCGGAAAGGCGTCCGGCATCCGAAGGCAGCGCATCAGCACATAATTCGCTGTCCAGGGACCAATGCCGCGGATCGCGATAAGCATGTTCTCCGCTTGCTTGAGGCTTCCGGCTTCAAGCAGCTTCTCCTTGGTCAATGCCCCATCGGCCATGAGCTTGGCCACGTTCAGAACGTACTCGCATTTCTTCACCGTCATCCGCAGACCGCTGAGGTCGTGGACGCTTAGCGCTGCAATATCCTCCGGTCTTGGGAAAATCCAATAGGACTCTCCCTCGCATGGGATGCGCCGGCCAAATGCTTCTACGAAACGCCTCTTTAACGTATAGGCATAGGTCAAATTGATCTGTTGACCGAGAATGCCCCAGCACAGCGCCTCGAACAGATCAGGGATTCCCATGTTGCGAAGCCCATAGAAGGTTTGGACGGCATCGCGCAGAAGAGGATCTGCAGATGCCATCTCATAGAACGGCACCAGGTCGGTGTTCATGTCGAACCAATCGCGGACATACGCTGCCGCGTCAGCGCGCAAACAGGGCTCAACAGGGAGGAAATCCCCAAGGAAACGAACAATCACGGCCTGTTCGTGAGGGGCTTCGCGTACTTCAATTACGACGATATCTTCCCCATGGCTCAAGGGAAGAGCTCGATAGATCCGGTCATTGCGGACGTGAAACAGACATTCATTCGGTGAGCGCTGCAGGTATTTCAAATTCTCTTTAAAGCTGAATTCCTTCGGCGCGAACAGCTTGAGTTCATGCTGATGATCCTCCCAGCCGGTATGATGAACCGGATTCTGATTGGAAAGCCCGGCGGAATTCGAAGCAGCCGGAAGTTTCGTATTGGAAAGACTGCCCGATGTGTGGTTAGCGCTTGGTTCTGAAGGTTGTGCAGACGTTCGGCCGCCTGGTGCCGGCTTGGAATGGGACATGATGCATCGTTTCCTTTCGCTCAAAATATCTATTACACTAGTTGTACCATATTTCCGAAGCAAATTATTTTGTAATCTTGCTCTTATATTCCAAAAACCGTACAACGAGCTGGACCTGTGGTTATAATGTTAGCGGAGGTGAATGAAACGTGGCCAACCGGATCGAGCCAAGCGAAGCACAATGGAAGGCGATTATCGAAAATGATAAAGCGAGCGACGGCAAGTTTTTTTACGCGGTCGAGACGACCGGGATATTCTGCAGGCCTTCCTGCAAATCCAGACCCCCAAAAAAAGAAAATGTGCGGGTGTTCCAATCGGCGGATGAAGCAAGATCCGAGCATTTCCGTCCCTGCAAACGGTGCAAGCCAACGGGAGAGCGCCTGCCGGACCATGAATGGATCGAGCTCGTCAAGGAGTACATTGATAAACATTACAACGAGCAATTAACGCTCGATTTACTGGCCGATGTGAGCCACGGCAGTCCGTATCACCTTCACCGCATATTCAAGCGGGTTACCGGAATGACCCCGACGGAATATATCCAGAAGCTGCGCGTCGATAAAGCCAAGCAGCTCCTGACGGATACGGCTAAACCTATCGCTGATATCGGTCAGTTGGTCGGGATAGAGAATACGGCTTACTTCGTGACGTTGTTTAAGAAGAAGACGGGATCGACTCCTTTAAGCTATCGTCGGCAAGCTTTAAATCATCCAATGATGGAGGTAATTAATCATGATGGAATCCAATCCTGATGTGATCCGCTGGACGCGGCTGACTCATGCTGGCTGGAGCCTGTACATTGCTGCCACGGAGCAAGGCTTATGCTATGTCGGTTCACAGGATCATACGTTTGATGAGCTGGCGGAATGGGTCGGGGCTAAATATCCCGGTGCGGGGCTTGTGCAGGATGACCGCATCATGAAGCCCTATGTAAAAGAACTGGAGGAATATATGCAGGGAAAGCGTGACCGCTTCGGGATGGCTATGGATTATAAGGGGACTCCTTTTCAAATGGCAGTGTGGCATGCGCTGTGCCAAATCCCCTATGGGAAGACCGCCACATATACGGACATCGCCCAAACCATCGGAAAGCCTGCCGCGGTTCGAGCGGTTGGGGCCGCCGTCGGGGCGAATCCGCTCTTGATCACCGTGCCATGTCACCGGGTTATCGGCAAGAACGGTACTTTGACGGGCTATCGCGGAGGTCTGGCGATGAAGACCAAGCTGCTGGAGCTTGAGCGTGAACATGAGCAAGCTATGCAGATGGAGACCGTGGAGCATGTCTAATACGCTTCCTGAACGTATCGAAGGGCTGAACTGGGAAGGGATTCAAGCGGAGCTTGATGAACACGGCTATGCCGTGGTTCGGAAGCTGCTGCAGCCCGAAGAGTGTACGGCAATCATAGACACGTATCAAGAAGAAGCGCGGTTCCGTAGTACGATTAACATGGCGCGGCACCGGTTCGGGATCGGTGAGTACAAATACTATCAGGCTCCCCTCCCGGAACTGCTGCAGCAGCTCCGGGAAGGCTTCTATCCAGGGCTGGCGCTAACGGCCAACCGCTGGCTGGCAAGGCTAGGAAGCGAGGAAAGGTACCCGGCACAGCTGGATGATTTTCTGGCGGAATGCCATGCTCAGGGGCAGCGTCGCTCAACGCCGTTGATATTAAAATACGAGGAAGGCGGATATAACTGTCTGCATCAGGATTTGTACGGGGATGTGTTTTTTCCATTCCAGGTCGTGTTCGTATTAAACGAAAAAGAGAACGATTATACGGGCGGTGAATTTCTGCTGGTGGAGCAGCGGCCCCGCGCGCAGAGCCGGGGGCATGTTATCACCTTGGAGCAGGGCTCAGGCCTGATATTTCCGACCCATCACCGGCCGGTGATGGGTACCCGGGGATTTTACCGGACGATGCTGCGGCATGGTGTGAGTACGATCACCTCAGGGACCAGGTACAGCCTGGGGATCATTTTCCATGATGCCAGATGAGACAATTCCTTATTGTTCAACCATTTTTGAAATAAAAAGCATGAACCGACGCTAACTAGACGTTCTAGGGTAGCCGGAATAACCAGGATATTTGACGATATAACCTTTTTCCTTCCGCAGTGCGTTGATCAATTCCGGTCCTACATGAAGGTTCTCCCTTATGAGTTGATGAGGAGTTAACGCCATCCATTGATTCAGGGATACATCTTCAAAGCGTCTGCTCTTAAACATTTCCAACACCCACAGACTTCGGTCGCCGGTATTCTGGATATAGTGACCATATGCGAATGGTACATATCCGACGTCGCCGGCACGATAATCGAACGTGCGAGCCGTGCCATTGGGCGCAAAAACAGTCATGCGGCCAGTGCCCGATATATAATACTGCCATTCATCATTGTTTGGATGCCAGTGCATTTCTCGCATCGCACCCGGTTTGATCTCCAGCAATGATGCGGCAATCGTCGTCGAAATCGGAAAATTGGTGGAGTCCACGATCCGTACCGTCCCGCCTGGCGTTACGATCGGCTCCTGGGCGAGCAATCGGTGCGTGAAGCTTTTGGGTACCGTGCCATAAGGATCCTCTACATACTGACTTTCAAGTGGACCGGGAAGGTTTCCTTGGAAAATATATCGCTGTTGTTTGGGAATCTGGGCAAACGTGCTGACGGGCACACCGAAATTTGCCGACAGCACATCTTTCGGCGTATGGGCGAACCAGTCCGAAATCGATAAAGTGTTGAGATCGGAGAAGCTGCCGTCGTCGAAGACGAGCAGAAACTCGCAGCCACCTTCCAACCCTTGTATGGAGTGGGGGATTCCCGGTGGGAAGTACCACAGATCGCCTACGCCAACATCGGCTATGAAATTTCGTCCGTCCTGATCGACTGCCGTAATGCGTGCGCTGCCAACGAGGACAATCGCCCATTCCGCCGACTGATGCCAATGCAGCTCCCGCACACCGCCCGGAGTTAACGCCATATTCACCCCGGCAAGCGTTGTTGCAATCGGGAGCTGTCGTACGGTTACCTCCCGGGACCAGCCGCCATGATTTAACTGCATATAGGTATCGGAAAAGGAAAACTTCAGGTTGGGAAGCGTGCCTGCATCTGTCACAGGCGGAACCAGCATATCCGGATTCTCCAGGTCGCGCATAATGTCACGCGGTCCCAAATCCCACCACCCCGCGCCATCGCTCCGAACGGGTTGCGGTATAGATCCATCCCGGTTGTCTTTGCCCAATAGTACTCACACCCCTTATTCATCAACATCGTTACTTAATAAACGTTATGAATAGCTTTCGGAATTTAGAAATACAACATCCCCCCGCGATGGCCACAATCCACGGCAGGTATGGAGCGGGAAGCCTGGCGGGAATACCCCTTCGCACTTAACACGGCAAGTTCAGAGGGAAGATCGGCAAGCCTGTGATCGGGCTTCTAGCTGGCCATGCTGAAGGTTTCAGTATACTATAGAAGGAACTCGCTCCTCATAAACCCATCTCACGATAGAGAGGATCTTGGCCTGAACAGACAAGGAGGGGACCTTTACATTATGAAAACGGAGATTCAGTATAAAACGCCGAAGACATTGCTGAATAAAGGAACCGGGTTTTTGAATGGATACAGTCATACCTTGAATCCGTATACGGGCTGCAGCTTTGCCTGTTCGTATTGTTATGTGAGGCAAATGCCGGTCTCTTTATTTCGCAAGCAGGAGTGGGGCTCCTGGGTCGATGTGAAGCAAGGAACGGCCGAAATTCTTCGCAAGGAGCTGAGTCGAGCCAAGCAGAAGGGGCCGGTTACCATCTTCATGTCCTCGAGCACCGACCCGTACCAGCCGGCAGATGCGAAGGAGGAAGTGACTCGCATGATGCTTGAGGTGATGGCCGCGGATCCGCCGGATTTTCTATTGGTACAGACTCGCAGCCCGTTGGTTCGGCGGGATATTGATCTGCTGCAGCAATTAGGGGATCGGGTCAGGGTCAGCATGACGGTGGAGACGGACCGGGAGGACATCCGAAAGCACTTTACGCCTTCAGCTCCGCCGATCCAGGCCAGATTGAAGACCCTTGAACAGCTGCGGGATGCCGGGATCCCGACGCAAGCCGCGATTGCTCCCGTGCTGCCGAGCACGGAGAGATTCCCTGAGATCCTGCGCCCGCTTGTCCATCGCGTATGCATCGACGATTATTTCATGGGTGACGGGAGCGCCGGGAAACGCACGAAGAAGCTCCCTGTGAACTGGCTGTATAAAGAGCTTGGGCTTGAGGAATGGTACGATCCTTCCGCTTATCGGGTCGTATACGATCGGTTTCGCGCGGTATTTCCGGAAGATCAGTTGTATGTGAGTCAGAAGGGATTCGAGCCATGAGTGAATCGCAGCAACCTGCACATGTGTGTTAAGCCTTCTAAGGGATGGTTCCTTGGAAGGCTTTTATTATTAGCAGATCGGATTGCGATGCGGCGATTGAAGCGGGTTGTTGTCTTAAGTGGTTAGAGCAATTCAAATCCGTTGAGCATGCTCAGGCTTGTATTTTGTTATTCCAGTGAAGGTATTGGATGTTATAATTACCCAATAGAGTATATATTTAAAAGTCAGAATGCCTGTGACTGTTATAGCCTGCATGGATTTGAAAGCAAGCGAGGTGATTGCGTTGGATGACGTTATGGAGCAATTAGCTTAAAAGGGAGGAACGGGCATGAATAAGAAGCATATAAGAATTATGATCATGGCATCAAGTTGTCTAGTAATACTGGGGTTTGTTTATATGGTTCGATGCCGACGACGAAGTGACCCAAAATACCAAACAGATCATATTGAAAGGATATTATTACGAGAAGAAGCTATAAGCAAGCGCAAGTCCAAAGCGGATCGTTTGGTAACTGGTGAAGCGTAAATAGTACGAAACAAATTTTTTGGATGGAGATACGACATATGAAGATATTTCTTGTAAGACACGGCGCAGATGAAGAGGGCTTTCGAGGGGGATGGAGCAAACGGGGGTTAGTCGAGCAAGGCGTGCTCCAATCGAGGAGACTTGGGGAGTATCTGCATCGTTACCAAGATGAGTATGGGATCCGCACAATGATGAGCAGTGACCTGACACGTGCGGTTGAAACGACTAGGGAGATGGAACGAAGCTTCAACCAGGATGCCATTTACTCGCAGGATTGGAGAGAAATGAATAATGGGTACTTAGCAGGCATGCCAAATCAAGAAGCTGAGAACAGGTACCCTGGTGTTTACTTTAATACGCTGGACATGGATGCTCCTTTTCCGGGAGGGGAAACACCGAAGCATTTTTATAACCGGATCATCAAAGCGTTCGAGAGCTTATGCAGGAAGCTTGAATGTCAAGAAGTGAAGTCGAATGTTCTGCTTGTCACTCATGGCGGTGTCATTAATGTCTTGTATTATCATTTAAACAGGCAGGAATGGACTAACAAAAGTCCGTTCTTTCCAATTGATAACACAAGTATACATACGGTTGAGAAGATCTTGAACGAATGGAAGATTACCGAAAAGAATACGACGAAGCATTTGTAAGGGGCTTTTAGCGAGGTCTATCAACAATAATTCAGAAAAGAGTGATAATGGATGGCCACACATGAACAGATTTATAAAAATCAATCGGATGTCTATGAGTTGATGATTAGCAAACAGCCTGAATTATCTGAGGTGATCAGGGAGATCCGGCCATTTCAAGATTTAGCGGTTCTGGATCTGGGAGCGGGAACCGGCCGATTATCAAGTGTTCTTGCGAAGGACGCGAGTTCGCTAATCTGCACGGACAATTCAGCTTCCATGCTGGAGCTCTTAGATCAAAAATTAATCGAGCAAGGGCTCGAGCGTAATTGGACTACGATTGTTGCAGACTATAGGGAGCTGCCTCTGGACGATACATCGATAGATTTGGCGGTTTCGGGCTGGAGTATCGGCTATTTAGCCAATACGGACAATGACAATTGGGCGGAAAATTTGGAACGGGTTATGTCTGAGCTTCACCGTGTGTTGAAGCCACATGGCACGATCATCATTTTCGAGACGATGGGCACGGGGACGGAAACCCCGAATCCTCCCGGATTTCTGACGAGTTATTATACAGCGCTTGAAGAGGAATACGGCTTCCAGCACAAGTGGATCCGAATGGATTATACCTTTAGCCAGGTTGAAGAAGCGAGACGATGTACCGAGTTTTTCTTTGGCGAAGAGCTGGGGCAGAAGATTCTCGACAATCAGTGGTCAACGGTTCCGGAATGCGCAGGAATTTGGTGGAAGCATCTATAAGGAGAATCCAAGTGAAAAAAAACTCCCCCTGATGAGCAACAGGAGGAAGGCAAAGCAAGTTTTTTATGATGGGAGCTGTTTCATTGACAGGCAAGATTTTTGCTGCGACTGGACTTGTGGTACGTTTAGTCCAATAATCCTAGTTGGTTCTTTATATCCTGCCTTCTCTGGTCAATATATTTCCGAATGGTGTCCGGCTCAGCGTCGAACACCTTCGTGCTCCATTTATGATTCGGATCCTTATAGACGTCAGCTGCAATGGCATCGTGCATTTTGTAAACGAGGGGCAGCTGACGTCTTACGGTAAATACCGATTCAAGGAACCCAGATAATAAAGTCTTATACCTTTCCCGGTGTGAATGAAAGGATAATACTTTCTCCGTCAGTTTATTGTAGCCTTGTATGTTCACAAGGTTTGAATCTACTAATTTCCCATAGCAATTTCTTCCCCAAGTGCCCTCATAATCCCATGGGATCATGCAATAGGTTTTCCTTTTTCCGTGTTCAAACAAGGTATAGTTCTGATCAAAACCATCATAATTCCCCGTTAATACCGCGCCGCATAACCACCGTAAGTAATTTTCGATGTCCAGGTGCTTGCGAAGATATTGCTGCAGATCGGCCCCTTCTTTTTGGTGAATATCCTGAATAAAGCCTGACAGTTTTAGGCGGTCCCGCTCTGAGCCTTTTATAAGATTATAGCCGGAGAAGGGAGATTTGCCCATTGAACGTTTATCTGTAAAATCGGCATTGTCGTTAACCGCATAAATGATGCTCCGAACAGGAATGCCCCTTTTCCGAAAAAATGGGGTCTTCACTGCCTCTATATTTAAATATACCCCAAGATTTTCATTGTTCAGCGTAAGCACGCAGTGACGGGTGGAAGGGCTTGGCACGCGAATGGAATTGAAGAAATGAAAGGAAAGCGCATTTCGAATCAAGGAAGGGTCATCATATTCAGCATTAAAGTGGTAGGTATATTTTGAGGTTCTAATTTCATAGGATTTTTTCGGGTATTCTCGGGTATGCCCTCCCCGGTAGCGAATGCGTACCGGTATTTTTTTACGGCCGACAACTAGCTGTCCCGGTACGAAACGATTGGACCAGATATTGCTGTTTAACTGTTCATAATCCTTGTCTTTGATCACGACTCGATACACAGGCAAAGGCATGAAGCTACCTCCTTCAAACTGATAGACTATCGTTTGAATTTGTCTGCTTGATTATATTAAACCAGTTCCTTTCTATTACATGAAACATATAAGTATATTACCGACAGACCTGATGGACAGTTGAGGGGTATCGACAGCTTTCGTGATCATGCCCGAGATCTTACCATTCTTGATCTGTCGAAATATATAAATCCTTGAAAGGAGCATGGACATGGCTTACAACAGGTTTGGTTTCGGGAACTTGGTAGGAAGAAACGTAAAGATCAATCGCGGTGGACCGGATTCAATCGAAGGTCTTCTGCTGGATGCCCAATCCGACTACTTGGTTGCAGTTGCTGACGGCGGTTTCGTTTATGTTAAAGACGAGCATGTCAAAAGCATCACGGATACGGGTAAATCTGGTGGAGAAAGAGAGAGCATTGTCAATCCGATCAGGGCCTATGACTTCGTTGGTGTTATGCAGGCCCTTCGTTATCGCTATGTGAAAGTAAACCGCGGCGGACCGGAAAAAATCGAGGGTATCATCGTCGATGTGAACCAGAATTATTTGATCTTAACGGTGAAAGGGCAAGAGGTCGTTCACGTTCCGGTAAGTCATATTAAATCGATTACCGTAATCCGCGGCGGGAATAGTAACCAATCCGGCGGTAATCAGAATCAAAACAGCAGCTCCAAAGGTAATCAATCTCAAGGCAATCAAGCGCAAGGTAACCAATCGGGAGGCAACCGTTCAGGCGGTAACCAAGCGCAAGGTAACCAGTCGGGAGGCAACCGTTCGGGTGGTAACCAGACACGCGGCAACCGCACGGGCGGTAACCAAACCGCAGGCAACCGGACAGGCGGCAATCAATCCAGAGGTAACCGTACCGGGGGCAACCAAACGGCAGGGGAC from Paenibacillus ihbetae includes:
- a CDS encoding DUF3574 domain-containing protein, with translation MKNKKNWMITAAIAVLLLLVFVPVQQSYSAEGSSAAEVSGSALEGQFHLSHVVKIYIPSTVKGNIEITEEAQQKFVDQALTKFSQWFGGATAIDGEGAWVDKDQKLIKENVTIVYAYAEKLDKKSLDQVVAYAKQLKEDLAQYAISLEVDGKMYFIE
- a CDS encoding DNA-3-methyladenine glycosylase family protein, whose product is MSHSKPAPGGRTSAQPSEPSANHTSGSLSNTKLPAASNSAGLSNQNPVHHTGWEDHQHELKLFAPKEFSFKENLKYLQRSPNECLFHVRNDRIYRALPLSHGEDIVVIEVREAPHEQAVIVRFLGDFLPVEPCLRADAAAYVRDWFDMNTDLVPFYEMASADPLLRDAVQTFYGLRNMGIPDLFEALCWGILGQQINLTYAYTLKRRFVEAFGRRIPCEGESYWIFPRPEDIAALSVHDLSGLRMTVKKCEYVLNVAKLMADGALTKEKLLEAGSLKQAENMLIAIRGIGPWTANYVLMRCLRMPDAFPIDDVGLHNAIKHVMGMEKKPTKEEIRKLSARWVNWESYATFYLWRFLY
- a CDS encoding bifunctional transcriptional activator/DNA repair enzyme AdaA translates to MANRIEPSEAQWKAIIENDKASDGKFFYAVETTGIFCRPSCKSRPPKKENVRVFQSADEARSEHFRPCKRCKPTGERLPDHEWIELVKEYIDKHYNEQLTLDLLADVSHGSPYHLHRIFKRVTGMTPTEYIQKLRVDKAKQLLTDTAKPIADIGQLVGIENTAYFVTLFKKKTGSTPLSYRRQALNHPMMEVINHDGIQS
- a CDS encoding methylated-DNA--[protein]-cysteine S-methyltransferase, giving the protein MESNPDVIRWTRLTHAGWSLYIAATEQGLCYVGSQDHTFDELAEWVGAKYPGAGLVQDDRIMKPYVKELEEYMQGKRDRFGMAMDYKGTPFQMAVWHALCQIPYGKTATYTDIAQTIGKPAAVRAVGAAVGANPLLITVPCHRVIGKNGTLTGYRGGLAMKTKLLELEREHEQAMQMETVEHV
- a CDS encoding 2OG-Fe(II) oxygenase, translating into MSNTLPERIEGLNWEGIQAELDEHGYAVVRKLLQPEECTAIIDTYQEEARFRSTINMARHRFGIGEYKYYQAPLPELLQQLREGFYPGLALTANRWLARLGSEERYPAQLDDFLAECHAQGQRRSTPLILKYEEGGYNCLHQDLYGDVFFPFQVVFVLNEKENDYTGGEFLLVEQRPRAQSRGHVITLEQGSGLIFPTHHRPVMGTRGFYRTMLRHGVSTITSGTRYSLGIIFHDAR
- a CDS encoding oxalate decarboxylase family bicupin; the protein is MGKDNRDGSIPQPVRSDGAGWWDLGPRDIMRDLENPDMLVPPVTDAGTLPNLKFSFSDTYMQLNHGGWSREVTVRQLPIATTLAGVNMALTPGGVRELHWHQSAEWAIVLVGSARITAVDQDGRNFIADVGVGDLWYFPPGIPHSIQGLEGGCEFLLVFDDGSFSDLNTLSISDWFAHTPKDVLSANFGVPVSTFAQIPKQQRYIFQGNLPGPLESQYVEDPYGTVPKSFTHRLLAQEPIVTPGGTVRIVDSTNFPISTTIAASLLEIKPGAMREMHWHPNNDEWQYYISGTGRMTVFAPNGTARTFDYRAGDVGYVPFAYGHYIQNTGDRSLWVLEMFKSRRFEDVSLNQWMALTPHQLIRENLHVGPELINALRKEKGYIVKYPGYSGYPRTSS
- a CDS encoding SPL family radical SAM protein, whose protein sequence is MKTEIQYKTPKTLLNKGTGFLNGYSHTLNPYTGCSFACSYCYVRQMPVSLFRKQEWGSWVDVKQGTAEILRKELSRAKQKGPVTIFMSSSTDPYQPADAKEEVTRMMLEVMAADPPDFLLVQTRSPLVRRDIDLLQQLGDRVRVSMTVETDREDIRKHFTPSAPPIQARLKTLEQLRDAGIPTQAAIAPVLPSTERFPEILRPLVHRVCIDDYFMGDGSAGKRTKKLPVNWLYKELGLEEWYDPSAYRVVYDRFRAVFPEDQLYVSQKGFEP
- a CDS encoding histidine phosphatase family protein, which encodes MKIFLVRHGADEEGFRGGWSKRGLVEQGVLQSRRLGEYLHRYQDEYGIRTMMSSDLTRAVETTREMERSFNQDAIYSQDWREMNNGYLAGMPNQEAENRYPGVYFNTLDMDAPFPGGETPKHFYNRIIKAFESLCRKLECQEVKSNVLLVTHGGVINVLYYHLNRQEWTNKSPFFPIDNTSIHTVEKILNEWKITEKNTTKHL
- a CDS encoding class I SAM-dependent methyltransferase, which codes for MATHEQIYKNQSDVYELMISKQPELSEVIREIRPFQDLAVLDLGAGTGRLSSVLAKDASSLICTDNSASMLELLDQKLIEQGLERNWTTIVADYRELPLDDTSIDLAVSGWSIGYLANTDNDNWAENLERVMSELHRVLKPHGTIIIFETMGTGTETPNPPGFLTSYYTALEEEYGFQHKWIRMDYTFSQVEEARRCTEFFFGEELGQKILDNQWSTVPECAGIWWKHL
- a CDS encoding CotH kinase family protein, which produces MPLPVYRVVIKDKDYEQLNSNIWSNRFVPGQLVVGRKKIPVRIRYRGGHTREYPKKSYEIRTSKYTYHFNAEYDDPSLIRNALSFHFFNSIRVPSPSTRHCVLTLNNENLGVYLNIEAVKTPFFRKRGIPVRSIIYAVNDNADFTDKRSMGKSPFSGYNLIKGSERDRLKLSGFIQDIHQKEGADLQQYLRKHLDIENYLRWLCGAVLTGNYDGFDQNYTLFEHGKRKTYCMIPWDYEGTWGRNCYGKLVDSNLVNIQGYNKLTEKVLSFHSHRERYKTLLSGFLESVFTVRRQLPLVYKMHDAIAADVYKDPNHKWSTKVFDAEPDTIRKYIDQRRQDIKNQLGLLD